A genomic window from Sphingobacterium sp. BN32 includes:
- a CDS encoding beta-ketoacyl-ACP synthase III, producing MKKELKPVYINSIGIHLPNKPISNDEMEDYLGLIAGKSSRTKQRMLQQNGIKTRYYALDKEQQSTDSVAGMAAKAIDACLANGKFAKSEVAFIAAATTQSDLPVPGFASMVHGASKLPVCDITSHQSVCSAGIMALKSAFLHIQAGEHENAISCAADMPSRMFKASRFDKQAQIQEKGLPLDTDFLRWMLSDGAGAIYLSEQPNTHGISFEVEWIELKSYANNFEPCMYAGANKSKDGKIKESWLDYPSFSDADADAAINLKQDIKIVNETVNLGVQHFFQLIEEGKLAVNDIDWLVCHYSSEYFKQPIVDLLAKGGVVIDEKKWFTNLHDKGNTGAASIYIMLEELFNGNKLKEGDHVLCMVPESGRFITSFVKLKVIVSKKPKKTPSISKSDEILAPEVHVANKPIQEKLVRSLTDTWVDFELSLRNTEIIERIYNGTISLEDYRLLLLNLRQQVIDGSQWIARAASNVSMDYFDIRSSFISHSRDEHKDYQILEKNYINCGGKREDLYNGQKNIGSEALSAYMFHKASQPNPFDLLGGMFIIEGLGNRLAGKWGRAIQHQLDLTDDQVSFFTYHETSDSNENHFERFEKALNSELLTEDMANRVAKTAKVVARLYQMQLAELGNY from the coding sequence ATGAAGAAAGAATTAAAGCCTGTATATATCAATTCCATTGGAATACACCTACCAAACAAACCGATTTCAAATGATGAGATGGAAGACTATCTGGGTTTGATTGCAGGCAAAAGCTCGCGCACGAAGCAGCGAATGCTGCAGCAGAACGGCATCAAGACGAGGTATTACGCGTTAGATAAAGAACAACAATCTACTGATTCTGTTGCGGGTATGGCAGCAAAGGCTATCGATGCCTGTTTAGCTAATGGAAAGTTCGCAAAGTCAGAAGTAGCATTTATTGCGGCAGCAACTACCCAATCGGACCTACCAGTACCAGGATTTGCAAGTATGGTACATGGCGCGTCCAAACTACCTGTGTGCGATATTACATCGCATCAGAGCGTCTGTTCTGCTGGGATAATGGCATTAAAGAGTGCTTTCCTTCATATTCAGGCGGGCGAGCATGAAAATGCAATTAGCTGCGCCGCGGATATGCCTAGCCGCATGTTCAAAGCCTCTCGTTTCGATAAGCAAGCCCAGATTCAGGAGAAAGGACTACCTCTGGACACCGACTTTTTACGATGGATGCTATCCGATGGGGCCGGCGCAATCTACCTTTCCGAACAGCCAAATACCCATGGAATTTCCTTTGAGGTTGAATGGATTGAGCTGAAGTCCTACGCCAATAATTTCGAACCCTGCATGTATGCCGGCGCTAACAAATCTAAAGATGGCAAAATAAAGGAAAGCTGGCTCGACTATCCTTCTTTTTCGGATGCCGATGCCGATGCTGCAATCAACTTGAAGCAGGATATCAAAATCGTCAATGAAACTGTCAACTTGGGCGTCCAACACTTTTTCCAGCTGATTGAAGAAGGAAAATTAGCAGTTAATGATATCGACTGGTTGGTTTGCCATTATTCTTCGGAGTATTTTAAGCAGCCTATTGTTGATTTATTAGCGAAGGGAGGCGTTGTTATCGACGAGAAAAAATGGTTTACGAATCTTCATGATAAAGGGAATACGGGCGCTGCATCCATCTACATCATGCTGGAAGAGCTCTTTAATGGTAATAAATTGAAGGAAGGAGACCATGTGCTCTGTATGGTGCCTGAAAGTGGCCGCTTTATAACGAGTTTTGTCAAGTTGAAAGTCATAGTTTCCAAAAAACCGAAAAAAACGCCTAGCATCTCTAAATCCGACGAGATTCTGGCGCCCGAAGTTCATGTCGCCAATAAGCCCATACAAGAAAAACTTGTGCGATCGCTTACGGATACGTGGGTAGACTTTGAGCTTTCGTTGCGAAACACCGAGATTATCGAACGAATATATAATGGAACGATCAGCTTGGAAGATTATCGTTTATTATTGCTGAATCTTCGCCAACAGGTAATCGACGGTTCTCAATGGATAGCCAGGGCAGCCTCAAATGTCAGCATGGATTATTTCGACATCCGCTCTTCTTTTATTTCGCATTCGCGCGATGAACATAAAGATTATCAAATCTTGGAGAAGAACTACATAAATTGCGGCGGGAAGAGAGAGGACCTGTACAACGGACAAAAAAATATTGGAAGCGAAGCTTTAAGTGCCTATATGTTTCATAAAGCTAGCCAACCGAATCCCTTCGATCTATTAGGTGGCATGTTTATCATCGAGGGATTAGGAAATCGACTAGCCGGAAAGTGGGGTCGCGCAATACAGCATCAGCTAGATCTGACGGATGATCAGGTTTCATTCTTCACCTATCATGAAACAAGCGACAGCAATGAAAACCATTTTGAACGTTTTGAGAAAGCCCTAAATTCGGAACTACTAACGGAAGATATGGCAAATCGCGTGGCTAAAACAGCCAAGGTCGTTGCGCGCCTTTACCAAATGCAATTAGCAGAATTAGGAAATTATTAA
- a CDS encoding sterol desaturase family protein produces the protein MTDFLEQSFQFVLSKWYWTSFFFFVFFSLLYFLGAAITDYLVKRKEPDLKKIVNASKKGQRAKEIRNSLISILVFSIQAILFQQLFAMGIFQVGFDQPWNCLWEIPVLFLWNEVHFYCMHWLLHRKWMIRNVHRVHHWSVEPTAYSIYSFHWVEAFMLGTVIFFPLFVHNFQIYSLLSLPLMSLLVNLLGHCNHELSDESDPSSFSKYTFRHSMHHKYGKGNFGFMLPWIDQLFGTQLPKNNT, from the coding sequence ATGACAGATTTCTTAGAACAAAGTTTTCAATTCGTCTTGTCGAAGTGGTATTGGACCAGCTTCTTCTTTTTTGTATTCTTTTCATTGCTCTATTTTCTCGGTGCTGCGATTACAGATTACTTGGTCAAGCGAAAAGAACCAGATTTGAAGAAGATAGTGAATGCCTCGAAAAAGGGACAACGAGCAAAAGAAATCAGAAATTCGTTAATCTCCATTCTAGTGTTCAGCATACAGGCCATCTTGTTTCAGCAACTGTTTGCAATGGGCATCTTCCAAGTCGGTTTCGACCAGCCCTGGAATTGCCTGTGGGAGATTCCAGTGCTGTTTCTTTGGAATGAAGTACACTTCTATTGCATGCATTGGCTACTACACCGCAAATGGATGATAAGAAATGTACACAGAGTCCATCATTGGTCTGTAGAACCGACAGCCTATTCCATCTATAGTTTCCATTGGGTCGAAGCCTTTATGCTCGGTACAGTCATCTTTTTCCCCCTATTCGTTCATAATTTCCAGATCTATTCACTTTTAAGCCTCCCTTTGATGAGCTTGCTTGTGAACCTTTTAGGTCACTGCAATCATGAATTGAGCGATGAGTCAGATCCAAGCTCATTTTCAAAATATACTTTTAGGCATAGTATGCATCATAAATATGGCAAAGGGAACTTCGGTTTCATGTTGCCATGGATTGATCAACTATTCGGAACACAACTACCAAAAAACAATACATAA
- a CDS encoding MFS transporter: MFKTTTAYDPNKTSYPILIAICLAHLSNDLIQAVIPASYPLLKDNFHLNFAQIGIITFCFQLASSLLQPIVGMYTDKHPKPYSQIIAMMFSFVGIIALSFANSYYAVLFAVTMVGIGSSIFHPESSRVAYLSSGGKRSLAQSIFQIGGNTGTALAPLLLAWFVIPAGQRNILWFIVVVLIAQLILSYIARWYVKVLEYARTQAKKQIKLPDLSQTRIVMSITVLLILIFSKYVYVASITSYLQFYMMDKFAISEVAAQVYLFYFLIAIAVGTLFGGFLGDLIGRKYIIWLSVLGCAPFTLMLPYANEMWTGILVSVIGLIMASAFPSILVYAQELLPKKIGMVSGLFYGFAFGMGGLGAAILGWFADKTSLESIYLVCSYLPLLGIVAYFLPDMKKIKYKDA, encoded by the coding sequence ATGTTCAAAACAACTACCGCTTACGATCCGAATAAGACTTCTTATCCTATTTTGATTGCCATTTGCTTGGCACACTTATCAAACGATTTAATTCAAGCTGTTATCCCGGCTTCTTATCCTTTATTAAAGGATAATTTTCATTTGAACTTTGCTCAAATTGGGATTATAACGTTCTGTTTTCAACTGGCTTCTTCTTTGTTGCAGCCAATCGTGGGGATGTATACCGATAAGCATCCGAAGCCATACTCCCAAATTATTGCGATGATGTTTTCATTCGTAGGGATTATTGCTTTATCCTTTGCGAATAGTTATTATGCGGTGCTGTTTGCTGTGACAATGGTTGGGATAGGCTCATCTATCTTTCATCCGGAATCGTCACGTGTAGCCTACTTATCCTCAGGCGGTAAGCGTAGTTTAGCTCAATCCATATTTCAGATCGGCGGAAATACCGGAACGGCCTTAGCACCCTTGCTATTGGCATGGTTCGTTATCCCGGCGGGACAGCGGAATATATTATGGTTTATCGTCGTCGTATTGATTGCCCAGTTAATTCTAAGCTATATTGCTAGATGGTATGTTAAAGTTTTAGAATATGCTCGCACGCAAGCGAAGAAGCAGATTAAACTGCCAGATCTATCACAGACTCGCATAGTGATGTCAATCACTGTTTTGCTCATTTTGATCTTTTCAAAGTATGTATATGTGGCAAGTATAACGAGCTATTTGCAATTCTACATGATGGATAAGTTTGCCATTTCCGAAGTTGCTGCTCAGGTGTACCTGTTCTATTTCCTTATCGCTATTGCGGTCGGTACGCTATTCGGTGGCTTCTTAGGAGACCTAATTGGTCGTAAATATATTATTTGGTTGTCGGTCTTGGGATGTGCGCCTTTTACCTTAATGCTGCCTTATGCTAATGAAATGTGGACCGGTATCCTGGTTTCGGTCATCGGGCTAATTATGGCGTCAGCATTTCCATCGATCTTAGTCTATGCACAAGAATTACTGCCGAAGAAGATAGGGATGGTTTCGGGATTGTTTTACGGCTTCGCATTCGGAATGGGCGGACTCGGTGCCGCTATTTTGGGATGGTTTGCGGATAAAACTTCCTTAGAGAGTATTTATTTAGTTTGTTCCTATTTACCTCTTTTGGGCATCGTAGCCTATTTTCTTCCAGATATGAAGAAAATAAAATACAAAGACGCTTAA
- a CDS encoding trans-aconitate 2-methyltransferase: MKRDVFKNYDIIADWFSKSRSKDLMEKPYLDRLIDHIPAGSRILDLGCGTGDPIYRYLQYKGLSVCGVDASRAMLEIANKNFPEGEFLLQDMRELNLGEKFEAIIAWHSFFHLAPQEQREMFPLFKKHLKANGILLFSSGPEEGEAWGMNNGQNLYHSSLSKEEYKSLLQQQGFMVIQHVVEDPDCGGATVWLCQRNED, from the coding sequence ATGAAACGGGATGTCTTCAAGAACTACGATATAATTGCTGACTGGTTTTCCAAAAGCCGAAGCAAGGATTTAATGGAAAAACCTTATCTAGATCGTTTAATTGATCACATCCCTGCTGGTTCACGCATTTTAGACCTAGGCTGCGGAACTGGAGACCCCATATATCGTTATCTTCAATATAAAGGCTTGTCCGTCTGTGGAGTGGATGCAAGCCGTGCTATGCTTGAAATTGCTAATAAAAATTTCCCTGAAGGTGAGTTCTTGCTCCAAGATATGCGAGAACTTAATCTCGGCGAGAAGTTTGAGGCGATCATCGCTTGGCACAGCTTTTTTCATCTGGCGCCGCAGGAACAACGCGAGATGTTTCCACTATTCAAAAAACATCTTAAAGCAAATGGCATATTATTATTCAGCAGTGGCCCGGAGGAAGGTGAAGCTTGGGGAATGAATAATGGTCAAAACCTTTACCACTCATCACTAAGCAAAGAAGAATATAAATCCTTACTCCAACAGCAAGGCTTTATGGTCATTCAGCATGTAGTTGAAGATCCTGATTGTGGCGGCGCTACTGTATGGTTATGCCAGCGAAACGAAGATTAA
- a CDS encoding DUF4230 domain-containing protein, producing MMTKLLKVIILLLVVCGLGWFIWQISKPKTNTVSNHQILLERIESMGKLELVKYRLSDVVEHKVISQFLPDASVLLIIKADAVGCVDLSKLKAEDVEVLEDSVHITLPNPEICYVKIDHNASKVYDTKMAFFREANMVDDAFKAAENEITKQVKKSDILDQTKKNAVDIFKPLMEGLGYKKYSIGFQ from the coding sequence ATGATGACAAAACTATTAAAGGTTATAATCTTGTTATTGGTTGTGTGTGGTTTAGGCTGGTTTATTTGGCAAATCAGCAAACCTAAAACGAACACCGTAAGCAACCATCAGATCCTATTGGAACGCATTGAATCCATGGGCAAATTAGAATTGGTAAAATATCGACTATCGGATGTGGTCGAACATAAGGTAATTTCTCAGTTTCTTCCAGACGCCAGTGTCCTTCTCATTATCAAAGCAGATGCTGTGGGTTGTGTGGATCTAAGCAAGCTCAAGGCAGAGGATGTAGAAGTATTGGAAGATTCCGTTCATATTACATTGCCCAATCCAGAAATATGCTACGTAAAGATCGACCATAATGCATCGAAAGTATATGATACGAAGATGGCATTTTTCAGGGAAGCGAATATGGTAGATGATGCCTTCAAGGCCGCAGAAAATGAGATTACAAAACAAGTAAAGAAATCGGATATCCTTGATCAGACAAAGAAAAATGCAGTCGATATCTTCAAGCCTTTAATGGAGGGTTTAGGATACAAAAAGTATAGCATTGGTTTTCAGTAA
- a CDS encoding TPM domain-containing protein — translation MLSIRIQKLVLFSFLILSFYWPVVSSAQFVSGPDEFQETRQISPERFTVESLPSPKKQGQDYYVTNPNGILSAQTVSELDQMSKRIDSLTGAEFAIAVVNDYEGDSDFQFALDLFNKWGIGKKDADNGLLLFLAIDRREYRFISGYGMESVMPDAYLKRIGEKYLVPNFQVGDYDQGVLDAATFINEVLMSPDIRAELEARLPEATPFWSMRNIYFKNTLLVLGIFAFFYLIVHVVSSRLIKSPNKKYPFVPIFAGMGCMGILMFLTVFLFAFVLNNLEFIYQKKHLPYFAFVLGGIILAMKITYSRTSISKSYTDTEERAKAINTFLAFTFIPMILSPLAWYDLIGIISRKAKDRNRFVPPDNSGDWQRVNRDQSAKEIKTYLSKGNLKEESIKSRSYEIWENLRTKKIALIPWDIKSSYKECPHCHFFTLQKGKRHTIIAATYSSAGKGEKVDDCENCSYRVVIDTYTIPKKVRSSSSSSGGRSSGGSSGGGSSSSGSFGGGSSGGGGAGGRW, via the coding sequence ATGCTATCTATTAGAATCCAAAAGCTAGTACTATTTAGTTTTCTGATACTTTCGTTTTACTGGCCAGTTGTCTCTTCAGCACAATTTGTTTCGGGACCCGATGAATTTCAAGAAACGCGGCAAATTTCGCCTGAGCGTTTTACGGTGGAAAGTCTTCCTAGTCCGAAGAAACAGGGGCAAGACTATTATGTGACGAATCCGAACGGTATTTTGTCGGCTCAAACTGTTTCGGAACTGGACCAGATGTCGAAGCGAATCGATTCGCTGACGGGCGCTGAATTTGCCATTGCTGTAGTGAATGATTACGAAGGGGATAGTGACTTTCAGTTTGCACTAGACTTATTCAATAAATGGGGTATAGGAAAGAAAGATGCCGACAATGGTCTGCTGTTGTTTCTTGCCATCGATCGTCGAGAGTACCGTTTTATAAGCGGTTATGGGATGGAATCCGTGATGCCGGATGCTTATTTAAAACGTATTGGAGAGAAATATCTGGTACCTAATTTTCAAGTGGGCGACTATGATCAGGGCGTGTTAGACGCTGCAACTTTTATAAATGAGGTGCTTATGTCGCCTGATATCAGAGCAGAGCTCGAAGCTCGCTTGCCGGAGGCAACTCCGTTTTGGAGCATGCGGAATATCTATTTTAAGAACACTCTTTTGGTCTTAGGGATCTTCGCTTTCTTCTATTTAATAGTACATGTAGTCTCCTCCAGGCTCATAAAGAGTCCCAATAAGAAATATCCCTTTGTACCGATATTTGCAGGAATGGGCTGTATGGGCATCCTGATGTTTCTTACGGTTTTTCTATTTGCGTTTGTGCTGAATAACCTGGAGTTCATCTATCAAAAAAAACACTTGCCATATTTTGCGTTTGTACTTGGCGGGATCATTCTTGCAATGAAAATTACGTATTCCCGCACGAGCATTAGTAAGAGCTATACCGATACGGAGGAAAGGGCAAAAGCGATCAATACGTTTTTAGCATTTACTTTTATTCCCATGATCTTATCTCCGCTTGCCTGGTATGATTTGATTGGAATTATTTCGAGGAAGGCGAAGGATCGTAATCGCTTTGTCCCGCCGGATAATTCTGGGGATTGGCAACGTGTTAATCGGGATCAATCGGCGAAAGAAATCAAGACTTACCTAAGTAAGGGTAATTTGAAGGAGGAAAGTATCAAATCTCGAAGCTATGAGATTTGGGAGAATCTTCGGACGAAGAAGATTGCGCTTATTCCTTGGGATATTAAATCTAGTTATAAAGAATGTCCGCACTGCCATTTTTTTACGCTTCAAAAAGGCAAGAGGCATACCATTATTGCAGCAACCTATAGTTCGGCTGGGAAAGGTGAGAAAGTTGATGATTGTGAAAATTGCAGCTATCGTGTAGTCATCGATACTTATACGATTCCCAAGAAGGTGAGGAGCAGTAGTAGTTCTTCAGGAGGTCGTTCATCGGGAGGATCTTCCGGAGGCGGAAGCTCCTCTAGTGGAAGTTTTGGTGGAGGCTCATCGGGAGGTGGTGGTGCCGGTGGTCGATGGTAA
- a CDS encoding glycoside hydrolase family 2 protein: protein MIRKSVILTCLLAMTLPYGHSQEWKPAGDKILTEWATQVNPKQPHPEYPRPQLVRSNNWQNLNGLWKYAVTDKSVSQLPTNWDGNILVPYAIESALSGVGKSLNKDQALWYQTEIVLSKKLKNDKTILHFGAVDWQCEVFVNEQSVAKHEGGFNSFSVDISQALKKGNKQQIALRVWDPTSDGPQPRGKQINNPHSIWYTPVSGIWQTVWLESVPKTYIKSTHQTPQVDQSSLTVSADIEAAQDGDLLHIIAYDNGKKIAESSNTPAATQQLKLGNISLWSPSNPKLYDLELKLMRKGKVVDQAKSYFAMRKISKKTDQKGIERMYLNDEFLFQYGPLDQGWWPDGLHTAPTDDALKFDIEKTKEMGFNMIRKHIKVEPARWYRHCDSIGILVWQDMPSGDLGGNIWDMHPGKFRAGKQDKDRTPESEAIFRKEWNSIMTQLHNFPSIVVWVPFNEAWGQFKTKEIVEWTKQKDPSRLVNGASGGNYLAPGDILDLHNYPEPAMPDPVRFGKDFILANGEFGGLGLPIEGHTWQAKDNWGYQSFKSVAELKKRYSELITDLSKLLKLGLSAAVYTQTTDVEVETNGLMTYDRKVIKIPAAELRAINEKLYDKSLIN, encoded by the coding sequence ATGATTAGAAAATCAGTTATCCTCACCTGTTTACTAGCAATGACCTTACCCTACGGACATTCGCAAGAATGGAAACCCGCTGGCGATAAGATTCTGACAGAATGGGCAACTCAAGTAAACCCCAAACAACCTCATCCGGAATATCCAAGACCTCAATTGGTTCGATCAAATAATTGGCAGAATCTAAACGGCCTTTGGAAATACGCAGTTACTGACAAGTCTGTATCTCAACTACCGACGAATTGGGATGGAAATATACTCGTTCCTTACGCGATCGAGTCGGCGCTATCGGGTGTTGGAAAGAGTTTGAATAAAGATCAAGCCCTTTGGTATCAAACAGAAATCGTTCTTTCCAAAAAATTAAAAAACGATAAAACAATTCTTCATTTTGGCGCAGTGGATTGGCAATGCGAAGTATTTGTGAATGAACAGTCGGTTGCTAAGCATGAAGGTGGTTTTAACTCCTTTAGTGTAGATATTAGCCAGGCATTAAAAAAAGGAAATAAACAGCAGATAGCACTTCGTGTCTGGGATCCAACAAGTGATGGTCCTCAACCTCGTGGAAAACAAATAAATAATCCTCATTCCATTTGGTATACGCCTGTTTCGGGCATATGGCAAACCGTTTGGTTAGAATCTGTGCCTAAAACCTATATCAAAAGTACACATCAGACTCCTCAAGTTGATCAATCAAGTTTAACAGTCTCGGCAGATATCGAAGCTGCACAAGATGGCGATCTGCTCCATATCATCGCCTATGATAATGGAAAGAAGATTGCGGAATCATCGAATACTCCCGCAGCGACCCAACAGCTAAAACTAGGTAATATCAGTTTATGGAGTCCCTCCAATCCAAAGCTCTACGATCTAGAGTTGAAGCTGATGCGAAAAGGAAAGGTTGTTGATCAAGCAAAGAGCTACTTTGCGATGCGTAAGATTTCGAAAAAGACAGATCAGAAAGGTATAGAACGAATGTATCTCAATGATGAATTTCTTTTCCAATATGGTCCATTAGATCAGGGTTGGTGGCCAGATGGCTTACACACTGCGCCCACCGACGATGCTCTTAAGTTCGATATCGAAAAGACCAAGGAAATGGGCTTCAACATGATCCGTAAGCATATCAAAGTTGAGCCTGCACGATGGTATAGGCATTGCGACAGTATAGGAATATTAGTTTGGCAGGATATGCCAAGTGGCGACCTCGGGGGCAACATATGGGATATGCATCCTGGTAAATTCCGCGCTGGAAAGCAGGATAAGGACCGTACGCCAGAGTCGGAAGCTATTTTCAGAAAAGAATGGAACAGCATCATGACACAATTGCACAACTTCCCGAGTATAGTGGTCTGGGTGCCGTTCAATGAGGCTTGGGGGCAATTCAAAACAAAAGAGATCGTAGAATGGACCAAGCAAAAAGATCCTTCTCGCCTTGTTAATGGAGCCAGCGGCGGAAATTACCTTGCTCCTGGCGATATATTAGATCTACATAACTATCCAGAACCAGCCATGCCTGATCCTGTGAGATTCGGTAAGGACTTTATCCTAGCGAATGGAGAGTTTGGCGGGCTAGGATTGCCTATTGAAGGACATACCTGGCAAGCGAAAGATAACTGGGGATATCAGTCTTTTAAAAGCGTTGCAGAATTGAAGAAACGCTATTCGGAGTTGATTACAGATTTGAGTAAATTGTTAAAGCTAGGGCTTTCTGCAGCGGTTTACACACAAACTACGGATGTAGAAGTTGAAACGAATGGACTAATGACTTATGATCGAAAGGTCATCAAGATTCCTGCGGCAGAACTTAGAGCAATTAATGAGAAGCTTTACGACAAGAGCTTGATCAACTAA
- a CDS encoding SPFH domain-containing protein translates to MSIFNIFKNQLGQVIQWENQQENQLWYKYPSKLDEIKDGSKLIVGPGQGAILVYEGKLVNHIEVAGTYNLRTDNHPFITTLVNLRQNFESEHKLLIYFYRKADILNQFWGTPTPIKYLDPTYKIPVELGINGNYSYRISDVNFLFQSIIGSKDRYSTEDLREIVSDRIPQYLSHYLAERKYSYLEVDANVHQISNALKEELSAEFNRLGLALLDFKIIGTQFDENTVNRIGRVADVTIDQKAAEEAGLDYVALEKLRALRDAARNEGGLAGVGAQMGVGMEIGKAFNQEKNGLLSGIENNGQDAFEKLKKLNVLLTEKIITQEEFDLLKAKLLKTL, encoded by the coding sequence ATGAGCATATTCAATATATTCAAAAATCAACTCGGTCAGGTTATTCAGTGGGAAAACCAACAAGAAAATCAGCTATGGTATAAATACCCATCCAAGTTGGATGAAATCAAAGATGGCAGTAAATTGATTGTTGGGCCTGGACAAGGAGCGATATTAGTCTATGAGGGCAAACTTGTGAATCATATCGAAGTAGCAGGAACTTACAATCTACGAACGGATAACCATCCTTTCATCACGACCTTAGTCAATCTCCGTCAGAATTTTGAGAGCGAACATAAGCTTCTAATCTATTTTTATAGAAAGGCCGATATCCTCAATCAGTTTTGGGGAACTCCTACTCCGATTAAGTATCTCGACCCTACTTATAAGATCCCTGTGGAATTAGGCATTAATGGTAACTACAGCTATAGAATCAGTGATGTAAATTTTCTATTTCAATCGATTATTGGTAGTAAAGACCGCTATTCGACTGAAGACCTTCGTGAGATTGTAAGTGATCGAATACCGCAGTATTTAAGTCATTATTTGGCGGAACGGAAATATTCTTACCTAGAAGTTGACGCCAATGTTCATCAGATCAGCAATGCGCTAAAGGAAGAATTATCGGCAGAATTTAATCGATTAGGGTTGGCATTATTAGATTTCAAGATCATCGGAACCCAATTTGATGAGAACACGGTCAACCGTATTGGGCGTGTTGCAGACGTGACGATAGATCAAAAAGCCGCAGAAGAAGCTGGGTTAGATTACGTTGCACTCGAGAAGCTTCGCGCTTTGCGTGATGCAGCGCGTAATGAAGGCGGCTTGGCGGGTGTTGGTGCGCAGATGGGTGTCGGAATGGAAATCGGGAAAGCGTTTAATCAGGAAAAAAACGGCTTGCTGTCAGGAATTGAAAATAACGGACAAGACGCCTTTGAAAAGCTCAAGAAACTCAATGTGCTTTTGACAGAAAAAATCATTACGCAAGAAGAGTTTGACCTGCTAAAAGCTAAATTATTAAAGACCTTATAG